A window of the Streptomyces albireticuli genome harbors these coding sequences:
- a CDS encoding APC family permease, with the protein MDLSAANRKGLSLFALIMIGLGSIFGSGWLFGAGQAAQVAGPAALVAWVIGAVFIGMIAMSYAEVGAAYPLPGAMARFGSISHGPVLGFITGWAVWIATASLIPIESIAGTQYMASWNFGWAKGLVADGRLTGTGMATALVLTVALWLACYWSVALLARANNLLTLVKFAIPVLAVGALIASGFHTENFTAHGGFAPNGWSAVLTAVTASGVVFAFNGFQAVVNLGGAAKDPGRAIPRALVGALVLGLVIYLALQVAFLGAVPPERLAEAGGWSGINFASPFADLAKLLMLHWVVTMLQFGAFISPSGANIGNVASAAYLAQNLAETGFFPKKIAEVHPRYGVARPAMWLNLGFSVLLLLTIGHSWEALASVVSAAMVVSYLMGPIAVGVFRQTKPHLPRPFRLPAAKVLCPLTFAFAACALYWSKWPNTGKVALLTLISVPIAALVLRRKGETDLRRQFAPAWWMVGFLLWMSLLSALGSEEFGGHGVIPGGVDTALVGLSALGFYFWAVRAGVRAHEAGLPGPDPLEAGEPAAQADIPHQGSPAGVTVS; encoded by the coding sequence GTGGATCTGAGCGCGGCCAATCGAAAAGGCCTCAGCCTCTTCGCCCTGATCATGATCGGGCTGGGGTCCATCTTCGGCTCCGGCTGGCTCTTCGGAGCCGGTCAGGCCGCTCAGGTCGCGGGCCCCGCCGCCCTGGTCGCCTGGGTGATCGGCGCGGTCTTCATCGGCATGATCGCCATGTCGTACGCCGAGGTGGGCGCCGCCTACCCGCTGCCGGGGGCCATGGCCAGGTTCGGCTCCATCTCGCACGGCCCGGTGCTGGGCTTCATCACCGGCTGGGCGGTGTGGATCGCGACGGCCTCCCTGATCCCCATCGAGTCCATCGCCGGCACCCAGTACATGGCCTCCTGGAACTTCGGCTGGGCCAAGGGCCTGGTCGCCGACGGCCGCCTCACCGGCACCGGCATGGCGACGGCCCTCGTCCTGACCGTCGCGCTCTGGCTGGCCTGCTACTGGTCGGTCGCGCTGCTGGCCCGCGCCAACAACCTCCTGACCCTGGTCAAGTTCGCCATCCCGGTCCTCGCGGTCGGCGCGCTCATCGCCTCCGGCTTCCACACCGAGAACTTCACCGCGCACGGCGGCTTCGCCCCCAACGGCTGGTCCGCCGTGCTCACCGCCGTCACCGCCTCGGGCGTCGTCTTCGCCTTCAACGGCTTCCAGGCCGTCGTCAACCTCGGCGGCGCCGCCAAGGACCCGGGCCGCGCCATCCCGCGGGCCCTCGTCGGCGCGCTCGTCCTCGGCCTGGTGATCTACCTCGCCCTCCAGGTCGCCTTCCTCGGCGCCGTCCCGCCGGAGCGGCTCGCCGAGGCCGGCGGGTGGAGCGGCATCAACTTCGCGTCCCCCTTCGCGGACCTCGCCAAGCTGCTGATGCTGCACTGGGTCGTCACGATGCTCCAGTTCGGCGCCTTCATCTCGCCGTCCGGCGCCAACATCGGCAATGTCGCCTCGGCCGCCTACCTGGCCCAGAACCTCGCCGAGACCGGCTTCTTCCCCAAGAAGATCGCCGAGGTGCACCCCCGCTACGGCGTCGCCCGGCCCGCCATGTGGCTGAACCTCGGCTTCTCCGTGCTGCTGCTCCTCACCATCGGCCACAGCTGGGAGGCGCTGGCCAGCGTCGTCTCCGCCGCGATGGTCGTCTCCTACCTCATGGGCCCCATCGCCGTCGGCGTCTTCCGGCAGACCAAGCCCCACCTCCCCCGCCCCTTCCGCCTTCCCGCGGCCAAGGTGCTCTGCCCCCTCACCTTCGCCTTCGCGGCCTGCGCCCTGTACTGGTCCAAGTGGCCCAACACCGGCAAGGTCGCCCTCCTCACCCTCATCTCCGTGCCCATCGCCGCCCTGGTGCTGCGCCGCAAGGGCGAGACCGACCTGCGGCGGCAGTTCGCCCCGGCCTGGTGGATGGTCGGCTTCCTGCTGTGGATGTCCCTGCTGTCGGCCCTCGGCAGCGAGGAGTTCGGCGGCCACGGGGTGATCCCGGGCGGCGTCGACACGGCGCTGGTCGGGCTGTCGGCCCTGGGCTTCTACTTCTGGGCGGTACGGGCTGGAGTGCGGGCGCATGAGGCGGGGCTGCCGGGTCCGGATCCGCTTGAGGCGGGGGAGCCTGCGGCTCAGGCCGACATCCCTCACCAGGGCAGCCCTGCCGGGGTCACGGTCTCCTAG
- a CDS encoding maleylpyruvate isomerase family mycothiol-dependent enzyme: protein MSNPRATASAVHREAVAAETARFVAAVKGADLTLPVPGCPGWTLADLVKHTGSVQRWFSALLRRRVQEPPRSRDVELRLPASEDGYPDWLADSAAEAASAFDGLDPDAPMWAWGADQHARFWIRRMLIETLVHRTDAERALGLRSGIDRDLATDAVDEFLVNLPHAAFFAPKVADLRGDGETLRFRCADTDGDWLVRLRPDGFGVEAAGREPEGTGADVSVRAAAADLLLFLYGRLGHDSDAFRVDGDEELLARWTANSAF, encoded by the coding sequence ATGTCGAACCCACGGGCCACCGCCTCCGCCGTCCACCGCGAGGCCGTCGCCGCCGAGACCGCCAGGTTCGTGGCGGCGGTCAAGGGCGCGGACCTGACCCTCCCGGTGCCCGGCTGCCCGGGCTGGACGCTCGCCGACCTCGTCAAGCACACCGGCAGCGTGCAGCGCTGGTTCTCCGCACTCCTGCGCCGGCGGGTCCAGGAGCCGCCGCGGAGCCGCGACGTGGAACTGCGGCTGCCGGCGAGTGAGGACGGCTACCCGGACTGGCTGGCGGACAGCGCCGCCGAGGCCGCGAGCGCCTTCGACGGCCTCGACCCGGACGCGCCCATGTGGGCCTGGGGAGCCGACCAGCACGCCAGGTTCTGGATCCGGCGGATGCTGATCGAGACGCTGGTCCACCGCACCGACGCGGAACGCGCCCTCGGCCTCCGGTCCGGGATCGACCGTGACCTCGCCACCGACGCCGTCGACGAGTTCCTCGTCAACCTGCCCCACGCCGCGTTCTTCGCCCCCAAGGTGGCGGACCTCCGCGGCGACGGCGAGACCCTGCGCTTCCGGTGCGCCGACACCGACGGGGACTGGCTCGTCCGCCTCCGCCCCGACGGCTTCGGCGTGGAGGCCGCGGGCCGGGAACCGGAGGGGACCGGCGCCGACGTGTCCGTCCGGGCGGCAGCCGCGGACCTGCTGCTGTTCCTGTACGGGCGCCTCGGCCACGACTCGGACGCCTTCCGGGTGGACGGGGACGAGGAACTGCTCGCGCGCTGGACCGCGAACTCCGCCTTCTGA
- a CDS encoding GNAT family N-acetyltransferase, whose protein sequence is MTAPGLPGPRRPPAPAPARSAAPYRAVLRARYAWDTGPRLAAVRVRWDGARRPFTACSPPDGPVRLCYTGLGDGSRHILAFLRQRGVDTVATRPGARHSAPVDIRLSGLPARRVPVPGPATVVLPFRVRLVVPVGAGPGALRARISARESRTFRAGRAARGWTWETGTGPHAFDHFYERMHLPTMRRRHGEATRSLSAALAYECLFRKGILFFLVEDGTRVAGVLCARGRHHRVLTMRLLGVLDGAERYYADGAVRALTHFTLEWADAHGFDHVDLSGCEPFLSKGIFQFKQRFHPECRLPDDHFGGKRLVLRVGRDTPRVRDLLVANPVIACGDDGFEALYFHDADRPPRTDLAWRCPGVRRARHVPLDAFLRDVREPGPA, encoded by the coding sequence ATGACGGCGCCCGGCCTCCCCGGCCCCCGCCGTCCTCCGGCGCCCGCCCCGGCCAGGTCGGCGGCCCCGTACCGCGCGGTGCTGCGGGCGCGGTACGCGTGGGACACCGGTCCCCGGCTGGCGGCCGTCCGCGTCCGGTGGGACGGCGCCCGGCGCCCCTTCACGGCCTGCTCACCGCCGGACGGCCCGGTGCGGCTGTGCTACACGGGGCTGGGTGACGGGTCGCGTCACATCCTGGCGTTCCTCCGGCAGCGGGGCGTGGACACCGTGGCGACGCGGCCCGGCGCACGGCACTCCGCGCCCGTGGACATCCGGCTGTCCGGGCTCCCGGCCCGGCGCGTGCCCGTGCCGGGGCCGGCCACGGTCGTGCTGCCGTTCCGCGTGCGGCTCGTCGTCCCGGTCGGTGCCGGGCCCGGGGCCCTGCGCGCCCGGATCTCCGCGCGCGAGAGCCGTACCTTCCGCGCCGGCCGCGCCGCGCGGGGGTGGACGTGGGAGACCGGCACCGGCCCGCACGCCTTCGACCACTTCTACGAGCGGATGCACCTGCCCACCATGCGCCGCCGGCACGGGGAGGCGACCCGCAGCCTGTCCGCGGCCCTCGCCTACGAATGCCTCTTCCGGAAGGGGATCCTCTTCTTCCTGGTCGAGGACGGCACCCGGGTGGCCGGGGTGCTGTGCGCCCGCGGCCGGCACCACCGCGTCCTGACGATGCGGCTGCTCGGCGTCCTCGACGGCGCCGAACGGTACTACGCCGACGGCGCGGTACGGGCGCTGACGCACTTCACGCTGGAGTGGGCGGACGCGCACGGCTTCGACCACGTCGACCTGTCCGGCTGCGAGCCCTTCCTCAGCAAGGGGATCTTCCAGTTCAAACAGCGGTTCCACCCGGAGTGCCGGCTGCCGGACGACCACTTCGGCGGCAAACGGCTGGTGCTGCGCGTCGGGCGGGACACCCCTCGGGTGCGGGACCTGCTGGTGGCGAACCCGGTCATCGCCTGCGGCGACGACGGCTTCGAGGCCCTGTACTTCCACGACGCGGACCGGCCGCCGCGCACCGACCTGGCCTGGCGGTGCCCGGGCGTCCGCCGCGCCCGCCACGTCCCGCTGGACGCCTTCCTGCGGGACGTGCGGGAGCCCGGGCCCGCCTGA
- a CDS encoding class I SAM-dependent methyltransferase, which yields MEADERTGREPDGHGIGDYGRTFGEVYDDWYPPEFADGAAAVAALARLAGGGEALELGVGTGRVAIPLARRGVRVHGVDSSPEMLRRLRGKPGGHLVRTVLADMADCDLGRRFTLVYSVFNSLFCLPDQARQAACLAVAARHLAPGGRVVVDHQMPADVSPGVSVRHFHTGEDRFRFSVVDCDPVTQVMERRTVAVTDGGVVSYRSVIRYVWPGELDLLAAAAGLVPLARTADWQGSPMSPDSPGCVSVYRHRSPGEGPGAR from the coding sequence GTGGAAGCGGACGAGAGGACCGGCCGGGAGCCGGACGGACACGGCATCGGTGACTACGGCCGGACCTTCGGCGAGGTCTACGACGACTGGTATCCCCCGGAGTTCGCCGACGGGGCCGCGGCCGTGGCGGCCCTGGCACGCCTCGCGGGCGGCGGCGAAGCACTCGAACTGGGCGTCGGTACCGGCCGCGTGGCCATACCTCTCGCCCGGCGCGGCGTCCGCGTCCACGGCGTGGACAGCTCACCGGAGATGCTGCGCCGGCTGCGCGGCAAACCCGGCGGGCACCTGGTGCGCACGGTGCTCGCGGACATGGCCGACTGCGACCTGGGCCGCCGCTTCACCCTCGTCTACTCCGTCTTCAACAGCCTCTTCTGCCTCCCCGACCAGGCCCGGCAGGCCGCGTGCCTCGCCGTCGCCGCCCGCCATCTGGCACCCGGCGGGCGGGTCGTCGTCGACCACCAGATGCCCGCCGACGTCTCCCCCGGGGTCTCCGTCCGGCACTTCCACACCGGGGAGGACCGGTTCCGCTTCTCCGTCGTCGACTGCGACCCGGTGACGCAGGTGATGGAACGGCGCACCGTGGCCGTCACGGACGGCGGCGTCGTCTCGTACCGGTCGGTCATCCGCTACGTATGGCCCGGTGAGCTGGACCTGCTGGCCGCGGCGGCGGGGCTGGTGCCGCTGGCCCGCACGGCCGACTGGCAGGGCTCGCCGATGAGCCCGGACAGCCCGGGGTGCGTGTCCGTCTACCGTCACCGGTCCCCCGGCGAAGGTCCGGGCGCGCGATGA
- a CDS encoding LLM class flavin-dependent oxidoreductase, with the protein MRTGIVILPEHPWPEARRHWLRAEELGFDHAWTYDHLSWRSLRDAPWFGAVPLLAAVAAVTTRIRLGPLVATPNFRHPVVLAKELMTLDHVADGRIVAGLGAGADGPDTRALGGPPLSPARRAARFEEFVALTDRLLSQERTDHEGPVYTARGARTVPGCVQRPRVPLAIAATGPRGMRLAARYGWAWVTHGTAAGPGELPAAEVLPLLARQSALFREACAQVGRAPAEAGRMVLGSRLVPGLTDSVDRLLGFAGECAALGFTDLVLHRPRPSGVFAGDAAAFEEVVAAALPRLERLRAADP; encoded by the coding sequence ATGCGGACCGGGATCGTGATCCTTCCCGAACACCCCTGGCCGGAGGCCCGCCGGCACTGGCTGCGCGCCGAGGAGCTCGGCTTCGACCACGCCTGGACCTACGACCACCTGTCCTGGCGCTCGCTGCGCGACGCGCCGTGGTTCGGTGCCGTCCCGCTGCTGGCCGCGGTCGCCGCGGTCACCACCCGCATCCGGCTGGGCCCCCTGGTGGCCACCCCGAACTTCCGGCATCCGGTGGTGCTGGCCAAGGAACTCATGACGCTCGACCACGTCGCGGACGGCAGGATCGTCGCGGGGCTCGGCGCCGGGGCGGACGGCCCCGACACCCGGGCGCTCGGCGGCCCACCGCTCTCCCCCGCCCGCCGGGCCGCCCGCTTCGAGGAGTTCGTCGCCCTGACCGACCGGCTGCTGAGCCAGGAGCGCACCGACCACGAGGGCCCCGTCTACACCGCCCGGGGCGCCCGTACGGTGCCCGGCTGTGTGCAGCGCCCCCGCGTCCCCCTCGCGATCGCGGCGACCGGGCCGCGCGGCATGCGCCTGGCGGCGCGGTACGGGTGGGCGTGGGTGACCCACGGCACGGCCGCCGGGCCCGGCGAGCTCCCCGCGGCCGAGGTGCTGCCGCTCCTGGCCCGGCAGTCCGCCCTGTTCCGGGAGGCCTGCGCACAGGTGGGCCGCGCGCCCGCGGAGGCCGGCCGCATGGTCCTCGGCAGCCGGCTGGTCCCCGGCCTCACGGACTCCGTGGACCGGCTGCTCGGCTTCGCCGGGGAGTGCGCCGCGCTGGGCTTCACCGACCTGGTCCTCCACCGGCCCAGGCCGTCGGGGGTGTTCGCCGGGGACGCCGCCGCCTTCGAGGAGGTCGTGGCGGCCGCGCTCCCGCGCCTCGAACGGCTCCGGGCCGCGGATCCCTAG
- a CDS encoding DUF6002 family protein — MGARGPSVLDNALTHYYDRVQTALHRVAESRRADARKDFSPGPLLTPPTDRFRAYVSVSGLAATEAGEHHGVRLTLLDLMRNPGTRTTKTMASLVIVARAAHHVRETGERLMLLTPSSANKATALRDAVLRAVDHGLVTRDGLRVACVVPEESAHKVWRSRLSDDPELRRRNPVLVHAGSGAAVKALAGEAAGDAAARIRHLTGVRVWHTLDLDNYRAADTVRAYFEDEYLPPRDGRVRWHSHAVSSAFGLLGHHLGTRLLAREKIGSGAARPSPGYLLVQHLATPDMVLGLHRDGGLPAYGLDRGSGLFTQAANPRFPAAADDPSESIDPTFYTKTPATAPAMSEIVRTQGGGGLVVSRHECLARYARVRALVAPAGIQLPSDPARLREWSLVMVVTGTLLAVERGLVEADEVVVHGSGSYTADDFAPLPAAALRPVGSVTDVADALHAAAAAR; from the coding sequence ATGGGAGCACGCGGGCCGTCGGTTCTGGACAATGCGCTCACCCACTACTACGACCGCGTCCAGACGGCGCTCCACCGGGTGGCGGAGAGCCGCCGCGCCGACGCCCGGAAGGACTTCTCCCCGGGCCCCCTGCTGACTCCCCCGACCGACCGGTTCCGTGCGTACGTGTCCGTATCCGGTCTGGCGGCGACCGAGGCGGGCGAGCACCACGGGGTGCGGCTCACCCTGCTGGACCTCATGCGCAACCCCGGCACGAGAACGACGAAGACCATGGCCTCACTGGTCATCGTGGCGCGCGCCGCGCACCACGTGCGGGAGACCGGGGAGCGTCTGATGCTCCTCACCCCGTCCTCCGCGAACAAGGCCACGGCCCTGCGCGACGCCGTCCTGCGCGCCGTGGACCACGGCCTGGTCACCCGCGACGGGCTGCGCGTCGCCTGCGTGGTCCCCGAGGAGTCCGCCCACAAGGTGTGGCGGTCCCGGCTCTCCGACGACCCGGAGCTGCGCCGCCGCAATCCGGTGCTGGTGCACGCCGGTTCCGGCGCGGCCGTCAAGGCCCTGGCGGGCGAGGCCGCCGGGGACGCCGCGGCCCGGATCCGGCACCTGACCGGCGTCCGCGTCTGGCACACCCTCGACCTCGACAACTACCGCGCCGCGGACACCGTACGGGCCTACTTCGAGGACGAGTACCTGCCGCCGCGGGACGGCCGCGTCCGCTGGCACTCCCACGCGGTGTCCAGCGCCTTCGGGCTCCTCGGCCACCACCTCGGCACCAGGCTCCTCGCCCGGGAGAAGATCGGCTCCGGCGCCGCCCGCCCGTCGCCCGGCTACCTCCTCGTCCAGCACCTCGCCACCCCCGACATGGTGCTCGGCCTGCACCGCGACGGCGGGCTCCCGGCGTACGGCCTGGACCGCGGGAGCGGGCTCTTCACCCAGGCCGCGAACCCGCGCTTCCCCGCCGCCGCCGACGACCCGTCGGAGTCGATCGACCCCACCTTCTACACGAAGACGCCCGCCACGGCCCCCGCGATGAGCGAGATCGTCCGGACCCAGGGAGGCGGGGGCCTGGTCGTCTCACGGCACGAGTGCCTCGCGCGGTACGCGCGGGTCCGCGCCCTGGTGGCGCCCGCCGGGATCCAGCTGCCGTCCGACCCGGCGCGGCTGCGCGAGTGGTCGCTGGTCATGGTGGTGACGGGCACCCTGCTCGCCGTCGAGCGCGGCCTGGTCGAGGCCGACGAGGTCGTCGTGCACGGCTCCGGCTCCTACACGGCCGACGACTTCGCGCCGCTGCCGGCCGCCGCGCTCCGGCCCGTCGGGAGCGTCACGGACGTCGCCGACGCGCTCCACGCGGCCGCGGCGGCGCGTTAG
- a CDS encoding MFS transporter yields MSRSSGRPAPPSPPSAPVPPSAPAPLRDRNFQLLSWARTVSVLGNGFARVALAFAVLGLPGATPGKLSLVLACQMLPQLLFVLAGGVIADRIPRVRLMVVAESTGALAYAGLAVMTLTGHAPLPAMALLAATAGTATALFSPAMTAVVPEIVARDRLTEANALLRMGTNVAMVLGLALSGAVVARVGAGWALALDALSFLASAVLIAGVRPVRAHRRRGGSGWADLREGWREFTSRQWLWVVVAQYAFVVAAVNATVGVLGPLASGRSPAGAREWSLVVAAQAVGTLVGAAMAVRLRARRPVLVAVLATFPAAAPMVLLGVAAPVWATAVAAFAAGVSGDVFGVLWATTLQREVPADALSRVSAYDWFGSLAFAPLGLLVAGPVAAATGPRTALLGCAGLVVLATSAALLSPRVRRFPSGRRAVRA; encoded by the coding sequence GTGAGTCGCTCATCCGGACGGCCCGCCCCGCCGTCGCCACCCTCCGCACCCGTTCCCCCGTCCGCGCCTGCTCCGCTGCGCGACCGGAACTTCCAACTCCTGTCCTGGGCCCGGACAGTGTCCGTCCTCGGCAACGGATTCGCCCGCGTGGCCCTGGCGTTCGCCGTGCTCGGCCTGCCCGGCGCCACCCCGGGGAAGCTCTCCCTGGTACTGGCCTGCCAGATGCTTCCCCAGCTGCTCTTCGTCCTGGCCGGCGGCGTCATAGCGGACCGAATACCCCGCGTGCGCCTCATGGTCGTCGCCGAGTCCACCGGCGCACTCGCCTACGCCGGCCTCGCCGTCATGACCCTGACCGGACACGCGCCGCTCCCCGCCATGGCCCTGCTCGCCGCGACGGCCGGGACGGCCACCGCGCTCTTCTCCCCGGCGATGACCGCCGTGGTCCCGGAGATCGTCGCCCGCGACCGGCTGACGGAGGCCAACGCCCTGCTGCGGATGGGCACCAACGTCGCCATGGTGCTCGGCCTGGCGCTGTCCGGGGCGGTCGTCGCCCGGGTGGGGGCGGGCTGGGCGCTGGCCCTCGACGCCCTGTCGTTCCTCGCGAGCGCCGTGCTGATCGCCGGCGTCCGGCCGGTCCGGGCCCACCGCCGGCGCGGCGGATCCGGCTGGGCCGACCTCCGGGAGGGCTGGCGCGAGTTCACCTCACGGCAGTGGCTGTGGGTGGTGGTGGCCCAGTACGCCTTCGTCGTCGCGGCCGTCAACGCCACGGTGGGCGTCCTGGGCCCGCTGGCGAGCGGGCGGAGCCCCGCCGGGGCGCGGGAGTGGTCCCTCGTCGTCGCCGCGCAGGCGGTGGGCACGCTCGTGGGCGCCGCCATGGCGGTCCGGCTCCGCGCGCGCCGCCCCGTCCTCGTCGCCGTGCTGGCCACCTTCCCGGCGGCGGCGCCCATGGTGCTGCTGGGCGTGGCCGCCCCGGTCTGGGCGACGGCGGTGGCGGCCTTCGCCGCGGGCGTCTCGGGTGACGTCTTCGGGGTCCTGTGGGCGACGACGCTGCAACGCGAGGTGCCCGCCGACGCCCTCTCCCGGGTCAGCGCCTACGACTGGTTCGGCTCCCTCGCCTTCGCCCCGCTCGGCCTGCTGGTGGCCGGTCCGGTCGCCGCGGCGACCGGACCCCGGACCGCCCTGCTGGGCTGCGCCGGCCTCGTCGTCCTCGCCACCTCGGCGGCCCTGCTCTCCCCGCGGGTGCGCCGGTTCCCGTCCGGGCGGCGGGCGGTGCGGGCATGA
- a CDS encoding YbaK/EbsC family protein, with translation MHTTEVCPALSRTDLMAPPVAAALGGWSERAAAQVEVAAIDPALSDTVEFCEAYGVALADSANCVVVAAKRGGTTSYAACVVPATGRADVNGLVRRHLDARKVSFAPMDTVLSATGMEYGGITPVGLPAGWPILVDAAVAAHPRLVVGSGIRGSKLWVPGPLLAGLPGAQVLPGLGLPVG, from the coding sequence ATGCACACGACCGAGGTATGCCCCGCCCTGTCCCGGACCGATCTGATGGCCCCTCCGGTGGCCGCCGCCCTCGGCGGCTGGAGCGAGCGGGCCGCCGCCCAGGTGGAGGTCGCGGCCATCGACCCCGCGCTCTCCGACACGGTCGAGTTCTGCGAGGCGTACGGCGTGGCCCTGGCGGACTCCGCCAACTGCGTGGTCGTCGCCGCCAAGCGGGGCGGGACGACGAGCTACGCGGCCTGTGTCGTCCCCGCCACCGGCCGCGCCGACGTCAACGGCCTGGTGCGGCGCCACCTCGACGCCCGCAAGGTGTCGTTCGCGCCCATGGACACCGTGCTGTCGGCCACCGGCATGGAGTACGGCGGCATCACCCCGGTCGGGCTCCCGGCGGGCTGGCCGATCCTGGTGGACGCCGCGGTCGCCGCCCACCCCAGGCTGGTGGTGGGCTCCGGGATCCGGGGCTCCAAGCTCTGGGTCCCCGGCCCGCTGCTCGCCGGGCTGCCGGGCGCCCAGGTCCTCCCGGGGCTCGGCCTGCCGGTCGGATAG
- a CDS encoding amino acid permease: MSRTVPSPPPPTETAPQQGTPLSNGLKQRHLSMIALGGVIGAGLFVGSGAGIAAAGPSIVLAYAVSGLLVMFVMRMLGEMSAANPVSGSFSVHADRAIGRWAGFTAGWMFWTLLVVGVAIEAIGAAHIVQGWLPGTPSWMWVLIFMAFFCGSNLAAVSNFGEFEFWFAALKIAAIAAFLVLGVLAVMGVLPGSDSPGSAHLLHDGGFLPNGMDGLLIGLLASLAAYGGLETVTIAAAESENPVSGVAKAVRTTMWRIGIVYVGSMLVIVTLIPWNDGAVTADGPYAAVLDRLGVPAGGQIMNVVVLIALLSAMNANIYGSSRMAYSLVSRGQGPKALAKVSGGVPRRAVLASSAFGFFAVLLSYWWPTTVFAWLLNMVGGVVLIVWGFIAASQLLLRRRTEREAPEQLVVRMWAFPYLTWVTLAGVAGALVLMGLESDTRVQLYSTGGLALALALIGYLQQRAAAAR; encoded by the coding sequence ATGAGCCGGACAGTCCCGTCCCCTCCCCCGCCGACCGAGACCGCTCCGCAGCAGGGCACCCCGCTGTCGAACGGACTCAAGCAGCGGCACCTTTCGATGATCGCCCTCGGCGGTGTCATCGGCGCGGGCCTCTTCGTGGGCTCCGGCGCCGGCATCGCCGCGGCCGGCCCGTCGATCGTGCTGGCCTACGCCGTATCCGGGCTGCTCGTGATGTTCGTGATGCGCATGCTCGGTGAGATGTCCGCCGCGAACCCGGTCTCGGGCTCCTTCTCCGTTCACGCCGACCGCGCGATCGGACGGTGGGCGGGCTTCACCGCCGGCTGGATGTTCTGGACCCTGCTCGTGGTGGGCGTGGCGATCGAGGCGATCGGCGCGGCGCACATCGTCCAGGGCTGGCTGCCGGGCACCCCGTCCTGGATGTGGGTCCTGATCTTCATGGCCTTCTTCTGCGGCAGCAACCTGGCCGCGGTCTCCAACTTCGGCGAGTTCGAGTTCTGGTTCGCCGCGCTGAAGATCGCCGCCATCGCGGCCTTCCTGGTCCTGGGCGTGCTCGCGGTCATGGGCGTGCTGCCCGGCAGCGACTCGCCGGGGTCCGCGCACCTGCTGCACGACGGCGGCTTCCTGCCCAACGGCATGGACGGGCTGCTCATCGGGCTCCTGGCCTCCCTCGCCGCGTACGGCGGCCTGGAGACGGTGACCATCGCGGCCGCCGAGTCCGAGAACCCGGTCAGCGGTGTGGCGAAGGCCGTGAGGACGACGATGTGGCGGATCGGCATCGTCTACGTCGGCTCGATGCTGGTGATCGTCACGCTGATCCCGTGGAACGACGGGGCCGTCACGGCGGACGGCCCGTACGCGGCCGTCCTCGACCGGCTCGGCGTCCCCGCCGGCGGCCAGATCATGAACGTGGTGGTCCTGATCGCGCTGCTGTCGGCGATGAACGCCAACATCTACGGCTCCTCGCGCATGGCCTACTCGCTGGTCTCGCGCGGTCAGGGGCCGAAGGCCCTGGCCAAGGTCTCCGGCGGGGTGCCGCGCCGCGCGGTGCTGGCGTCGTCCGCGTTCGGCTTCTTCGCCGTCCTGCTGTCGTACTGGTGGCCCACCACGGTCTTCGCCTGGCTGCTGAACATGGTCGGCGGCGTGGTGCTGATCGTCTGGGGCTTCATCGCCGCCTCGCAGCTGCTGCTGCGCCGCCGGACCGAGCGCGAGGCGCCCGAGCAGCTCGTGGTGCGGATGTGGGCCTTCCCGTATCTGACCTGGGTGACGCTGGCCGGTGTGGCCGGCGCGCTCGTCCTGATGGGCCTGGAGTCCGACACCCGCGTCCAGCTGTACTCCACGGGCGGCCTCGCACTGGCCCTGGCCCTGATCGGGTACCTCCAGCAGCGGGCGGCCGCGGCGCGCTGA